Below is a window of Pseudoalteromonas undina DNA.
ACTTTGCTTCCTGCTTCAAAGCCTGGCGCATCGCCTTTATATTCAGAGTTATTATTGGTGTATGAGCTATATACATTCCACTGTGGGCTCAACATATAACTTGCTGATAGCTCTAAACCTTTCGATTCAATACCGCCCACATTTAGGTACGAGCCGTTAGTACCTATGGTGTAATCAATACCACCCGTGTCGCTACCTGGCGCTATAAAGGTAATACGGTTATCAAATTCAATTGAGTAAGCCGTTGCCGTTAATTTAAGTGCGTTATTGTCATAACGCACCCCTAAATCAATATTTTCTGCGGTTTCTGGCTCAATAGCTGACAAGTCAGAGCTATCGCGCTCAAGCACACCATCTTTAATGGCGGCAAAGTTTTCGCTGTAGCTGGTAAATAACTCAGTGTTACTGTTTAACTGATATAAAATACCGCCACTAAATAGAAGGTCTGAATCACTGTTTACTTTAGCTGTGGTGGCGTTTTGATAATGGTCATACTTTTCTATGTCTACTAAGTACTTTTTCACCCCTAGATTAAGGGTTAAGTCGCCAAATGCCATTGAGTCTTGGGCGTACCATTTGAGCGTATCGGTCTCAAAGGTGTTTTTATATTGCGTCCAATAAGGGGTGTTATCAAAATGATGATAAATACGCGCATCTATAACTTTATGCCAATCTCGTGACTCATCACGGTCGCTTTGCTCATACCAAAAACCGGCTTCAATATCGTGCATGCCAATGCTTGCTTGATAATTAGCAGTTACCCCTAAACGGTCTTTATTATAATGTGTATGACGATAAGACATAACTGGCGTTGCATCAGCATCGTAACATGCAGGATTAAGCTCAGGGCCTGACTCCCACGGCCAGTTTAAGCTAGCCGTACAACCTGCATTGGGAGCAAGTGGGTTACCATTACTATCTGTAAAGCCATAAGAGCCTGCGTTTGTGCCACCTTCTGTGGTTGGGTTACCATTTTCATCTACAGGGGACGTTAAATAAGGAGGGATCCAATCACCTCGGCCTGAGTTTTTATGATAATAAGGGCTAATGGTTAACAATGAGGTGGGTGAAATCGCGTATTCAAACTTTAAATACCCTAGAGTGTTTTCACGCAGCGTGCCCCAACCTTCTGCAAACATTTGGTCAAAGTGCGGAACGCCTGTCCAGTTCCATGTTAGTTGATCCCAATCTGGAGTTTGTTCAAATTGTGCTAAGCTCACGCTATTATAATTCGTCTCGCTTACATCATCGTAAGATAAACGCCCTGTTATAGTTAACTCATCAAGGGTGGTGACAAATTTCGCTTCAGCATGTTGGTTATCTTTCCCACCATTGCTGCCCGAGCCAATCCAGCGGCTAGTATCGGTTTGCGAATAACTCACATACGCTTGAGTATTATCAAAAATGGTGCCAGTTTCGTGTTTAACGTAATAGCGACTTGCGTCATGGCTGCCTGAGGTATATGCAAAAGTGGTGCTTTTTTCAAAGCTAGGCGCTTTACTTACAAAGTTAAAAGTACCACCTAGCGCCTCTAACGAGGCTGATTTAATATCTGAAGTGCCCTGACCTACTTCCACGGTGACAAGATTTTCGCTATCTAGGTAACGATTCGCTTTAGCACCACCGCCATAATTTGAACCGCCATTAGGAATACCGTCTACCGTCATACCTAATTGCTGCTGGTTTGAGTCAATACTAAAACCACGCATGGTAATAGTGGTTGACCAATCGTCGCCACCAAATGCGTCGCCTTCGTTTATGCTAATGCCAGGTAAGTTATCTATTACTGATAACACACTCGATACCGAGCTTTGTTGCTCAAGCATGGTAGGTTCAATAACGTTGTTTGCATAACTGGTTGGTTTTGCAGTAACGGTTACTTCTTCTATCACGTTATCGTTAGCATAAGCTGAAGTTGATACCGCCATGGCCACAGCCATGCTCAAAATCGATTTATTTTTTAAAGCGTACATTGTTGTCCCGTTTGATTCTAATTATAAAAGGTAATTATGAAAGCGGGCACAGTCTATTTTTTAAATATGACAACGAGGGGGAACTTTATTGACAGCAAGATTAAACAATTATGAGTATATTATGGCAAATAAATGTATAAAAAAAGACACTCACAGTTGTCCATGAGTGTTCTATGGTTTTTACTAAATTAGCTGCTATTTCAATTCAGCTAGCATTTCATCACTGTAAGGTATGACTTCTTCGCCGTTTTTAATTTTGCTAATGTAATCTGGGTTAGCTATAAGCGGGCGACCAATAGCAATTAAATCAAATTTATTGTCGTTAATCGCTTCTTTCGCAGTTTCAAAACTATAACTACCTACACCCACTAAGGTACTTGCATAACCAGCTCGTAAAAATTCAGAGGTTGATTTACCTTCTAGTGAATCAAAACGCATGCTGTCGTCAAAAATACCGCCGTGTAAATAAGCTAACTTGCGGTTTTCAAGTTCTGGTAATAAGTAGTCAAATACTGCTTTATCGCGATTGTCTTCGCTCATATTAAAATAAGCACCTGGCGTTAAACGCATAGCGGTACGCTCATTGCCTACAACATCAATAACTGCATCGGTTACTTCCAATGCAAAACGAGACATGTTTTCTGGTGTTTGCCCGTACTCGTCATCACGTTCATTTGCCGCATAATGTAAAAATTGGTCAATTAAATAACCATTAGCACCGTGAATTTCTACGCCGTCAAAACCCGCTTCCATCGCATTTTCTGCGGCCTTAGCGTAGTCAGCCACTAAGCCTTTAATGTCGTCTGTAGTTACAGGCTTTGGCGTAACATAAGTGAGCTCGCGCATACGCGGTACTGAACCATCAACCCCTATTGCCGATGGCGCCAAAACATCACCACCAAAAAAGTGAGGGTGTGCTACACGGCCAACATGCCATAGTTGTGCAAACATTTTTCCGCCATTAGCATGTACTGCGTCAGTGACTTTTTTCCAACCTTGAATTTGTTCACTAGTGAAAAGCCCAGGTGTATTTGGATAACCTTGAGCATCAGCACGGATAATAATGGCTTCACTAATAATTAAGCCTACATCAGCACGGCGAGCGTAGTAATCAACCATGGCTTGTGTTGGCACTAAATTGTCATCTGCCATACAGCGGGTCAATGGTGCCATAAGTACGCGGTTTTGCAGTTCAATGCTGTTATTTAATTTAAAAGGTGAAAGTAAGTCAATCGACATAATATTTATCCTTTGTTGAATGTACATTCAAGATAAGGTCACTTGAATGAATATTCAAGTATAATTTTGAAACTTTGTTTAAGATTGCGTAAACTCCACCTAGGCCTAAGAAAAATAAATTTATTCATTACTACTCTCTCCACTAAAAGAGTCATTATGAGAACTGCAGAATTTGATAAAGAGTTTGTACTGCGCCAAGCTATGGCCATGTTTATGCTTCATGGCTATGCAAAAACCAGTATGCAAAAACTGACTCAAGCCACCCATTTACATCCGGGTTCTTTGTATGGGGCATTTGGTAATAAAAAAGGCATTTTTTTAGCCGCTACGGAGCAATACCAAACCGATCGCAATACACAATTTACAGCGCTGTTTGAGCACAGTAATTGTATTTTAGATACGCTGAAACAATACCTTAATATCATTGTGCAAGAATGTATTGACGGCGAAGCAACTAAAGTGTGCTTGCTTACAAAAAGCATTAGCGAGGTAGAGGGTAACGATCCACAAATTTGCCACGTATTACGTACTAATTTAACGGCGTACGAGCATGCCTTTGCGCAGCAATTACAAAAAGCGATAGATAACAAAGAAATTACCAATGGACGAAGTGCCATAGAGCTAGCACGATTTTGTGTTATGGGTATTTATGGATTGCGCACTTATGCATTAACAAATCAAGACCCTGACGCACTAAACCAACTAGCCGACGAGCTGCTTGCAGCCATTAGCTAAACTTAATTTTAAAGCGCAGTATGTCGCTGCCTTTTGTATTCCCCCCCACAGTGAGAGAGAGCCAAAAATGACCACTGACAATTTATCAAAGCAAGACGACGTAATTTTAGGCCTTGGCGCAAAAAAACGACTCGCATACATGTACGAAACTGTGCAACAGTTTAAGCAAGTGTGGATTTTAAACGATGACGACGGCTGCGTAATGCTCACTAACGAAGACGACGATTGCGTACCCGTATGGCCAACCCGTGATTTTGCACAAGCATGGGCAACCGGTGAATGGGAAGGATGTACACCTAAAGCAATTCCAACAGCAGATTGGTTTAGCCGCTGGACGCCAGGCCTTGAAGAAGACGACTTAC
It encodes the following:
- a CDS encoding TonB-dependent receptor domain-containing protein — encoded protein: MYALKNKSILSMAVAMAVSTSAYANDNVIEEVTVTAKPTSYANNVIEPTMLEQQSSVSSVLSVIDNLPGISINEGDAFGGDDWSTTITMRGFSIDSNQQQLGMTVDGIPNGGSNYGGGAKANRYLDSENLVTVEVGQGTSDIKSASLEALGGTFNFVSKAPSFEKSTTFAYTSGSHDASRYYVKHETGTIFDNTQAYVSYSQTDTSRWIGSGSNGGKDNQHAEAKFVTTLDELTITGRLSYDDVSETNYNSVSLAQFEQTPDWDQLTWNWTGVPHFDQMFAEGWGTLRENTLGYLKFEYAISPTSLLTISPYYHKNSGRGDWIPPYLTSPVDENGNPTTEGGTNAGSYGFTDSNGNPLAPNAGCTASLNWPWESGPELNPACYDADATPVMSYRHTHYNKDRLGVTANYQASIGMHDIEAGFWYEQSDRDESRDWHKVIDARIYHHFDNTPYWTQYKNTFETDTLKWYAQDSMAFGDLTLNLGVKKYLVDIEKYDHYQNATTAKVNSDSDLLFSGGILYQLNSNTELFTSYSENFAAIKDGVLERDSSDLSAIEPETAENIDLGVRYDNNALKLTATAYSIEFDNRITFIAPGSDTGGIDYTIGTNGSYLNVGGIESKGLELSASYMLSPQWNVYSSYTNNNSEYKGDAPGFEAGSKVIDSVDDLFVLSTDYYSGDFRFGLSAKYTGERGDVDSYTVVDLNAGYAAEVNAGPFKAIDIAFVVYNITDESYLAGGTGNGSTYFIGAPSTAAVTLTATF
- a CDS encoding TetR/AcrR family transcriptional regulator is translated as MRTAEFDKEFVLRQAMAMFMLHGYAKTSMQKLTQATHLHPGSLYGAFGNKKGIFLAATEQYQTDRNTQFTALFEHSNCILDTLKQYLNIIVQECIDGEATKVCLLTKSISEVEGNDPQICHVLRTNLTAYEHAFAQQLQKAIDNKEITNGRSAIELARFCVMGIYGLRTYALTNQDPDALNQLADELLAAIS
- a CDS encoding alkene reductase; this encodes MSIDLLSPFKLNNSIELQNRVLMAPLTRCMADDNLVPTQAMVDYYARRADVGLIISEAIIIRADAQGYPNTPGLFTSEQIQGWKKVTDAVHANGGKMFAQLWHVGRVAHPHFFGGDVLAPSAIGVDGSVPRMRELTYVTPKPVTTDDIKGLVADYAKAAENAMEAGFDGVEIHGANGYLIDQFLHYAANERDDEYGQTPENMSRFALEVTDAVIDVVGNERTAMRLTPGAYFNMSEDNRDKAVFDYLLPELENRKLAYLHGGIFDDSMRFDSLEGKSTSEFLRAGYASTLVGVGSYSFETAKEAINDNKFDLIAIGRPLIANPDYISKIKNGEEVIPYSDEMLAELK
- a CDS encoding DUF2750 domain-containing protein — translated: MTTDNLSKQDDVILGLGAKKRLAYMYETVQQFKQVWILNDDDGCVMLTNEDDDCVPVWPTRDFAQAWATGEWEGCTPKAIPTADWFSRWTPGLEEDDLLVAVFPTEEDDGTILFPDEFQAQLNAKPKKY